DNA from Aggregatimonas sangjinii:
CCAGGTTATGAGGGGAAAAGATATTGTGTCGATACAGAATGATTTCGATAAGGTGAACGACATCCTTTTTGGTATCGTGAATGAGATGCAGGACAAACTTAGCAGGGTATCCCGACTAATGTTCTTATTGGATATAGTCGGTAAAAATTCTGACGAAAAAATCATTGATTTCAGCATGCGAAAGGCACGGCAACAATCGTGGAATAACGCCAACCTTTTATGGGGTTTGGGTCCTGAACACCAAGAGTTAGCCATGCAAACCATCGATGGTGCCGTCTTAAAAATCAGTAAGTTCATTAAATCACCAAGGTCAAGGATCATCAGGTTCGTCCTTCGGATGATTCGAAAATTCGAGGATAAAAATGTGGGCGGCATTATTTCGAAATTAAGAGCGGTCCCTTAAGAATTCTCTTGATAACTTCTACTATTTTTTTTAGGTGGATA
Protein-coding regions in this window:
- a CDS encoding DUF5995 family protein, which translates into the protein MSRATTIQEVLKQLDTIIADAIAKNNRLGLFAYVYRRTTAEILQEVQSGSFEDNELLEELDVAFANLYLDAYRNYQHKEPICKSWEFAFVNKEEPLSILQHILMGMNAHINLDLAIATGQVMRGKDIVSIQNDFDKVNDILFGIVNEMQDKLSRVSRLMFLLDIVGKNSDEKIIDFSMRKARQQSWNNANLLWGLGPEHQELAMQTIDGAVLKISKFIKSPRSRIIRFVLRMIRKFEDKNVGGIISKLRAVP